The Couchioplanes caeruleus sequence TGCCCCATGAGCTCTCGGGCGGCATGCAGCAACGGGTCGCGCTCTGCCGCTCGCTGATAGCCAACCCGCGCGTGATGCTCATGGACGAGCCCTTCTCCGCGCTCGACGCGCTCACCCGGGAGGAGCTGTCGGGCGAGCTGCAGCGTGTGCACATGGAGCTCAACACGACCATCGTCTTCGTCACTCACTCGATCGACGAGGCGGTCCTGCTCGCCGACCGGGTCGTGGTGCTCAGTCCCCGGCCGGGCCGCATCCGCGAGATCCTCGACATCAAGATCCCCCGGCCGCGCACCCTGGGCCGCGGCGCCCACCTCGACGAAGTCGCCCGGTGCAGCGCCGAGCTGCACGAATTGCTGATGGCCTAGGGAAGTCGATGCGCGTCTGCCTCTTCGTCGAGCCGCATCGCGGCGCCACCTACTCCGACCAGCTCACCCTCGCCCGACATGCCGAGGAAGCCGGCTTCGACGGCTTCTTCCGGGCCGATCACTACCAGTCGATGGGCGCCGACCCGGGAGTGCCTGGACCGACCGACGCCTGGATCACCCTGGCCGGCCTGGCGCGGGAAACCTCCCGGCTGCGGCTCGGCACGCTGGTCAACTCCGCGACGTTCCGGCTGCCCGGCCCGCTGGCGATCATGGTCGCCCAGGTGGACGCGATGAGCGGCGGCCGGATCGAGCTCGGCATGGGTGCGGGCTGGCTCCAGCGTGAGCACACCTCCTACGGCATCCCCTTCCCGCCGCTGGCCGAACGCTTCGACCGGATGGCCGAACAGCTCGCGATCATCACCGGGCTGTGGGCCACCCCGGACGGCGCCACGTTTTCGTACGACGGCAAGCACTACCGCCTGCTGGACGCGCCCGCCCTGCCCAAGCCGGTGCAGCGGCCGGGCCCGCCGGTGATCGTCGGCGGCCGGGGCCCGCGGCGCACCCCGGAACTCGCCGCCCGCTTCGCGGACGAGTTCAACATGCCGTTCAAGACGGTGGCAGAGACGGCGACGGCCTTCGAGAGGGTACGCCGGGCCTGCGACACGTACGCGCGTCCGGCCGACCGGCCGCTGAGCTTGTCGGCGGGCGTCGTGGTCGCGGTGGGGCGTACGGACGCCGAAGCGCAGCGCCGCGCGGCGCCGCTGCACGTGCCGAGCGCGCTGCCGCCGGAGGATCCGGTGGTCGGCTCGCCCGACGCGCTGGTGCAGCGCCTCGGCGAGCTGGCGGAGATCGGTGCCACCCGGGTCCACCTACGGATCATCGAGATGTCCGACCTCGACCATGTCGACCTGATCGCCGGACGCGTCCTCCCCCAGCTCGCCAACCAGTAACCGAGAGTCACCGCATCGGCGCAGGCACCCCCTACCGGGCGAGCCTGGATGAGGTCAGCCTTAAGAAGCGGCTTCTTGACTGGCGAGTGCCCCAGGACATTCCGTAACGTGCCCGCCATGGCATTCCGGACCTGGGCCAAGCTGTTGTCTGCCACCCTCGGGGTCGGCGCGCTCGCGGGCGCCAGCCAGTTGGGACTGGCGTACGGCCTGGGCATCGTGCGCCTGACCCGGGTTCTCGAGATCACTGACCGTGATCAATGGACCGCCCAGCTCGCCTGGATCGCCTGGTTCCCGATGACGGCCGCGGTGGCCGGAGCGCTGGCCGGAACGGCATACGTCCGCCGCTGGGCACCGGGCTTCCGCGGCGGCACCGGCACCGAGCTGGCCCTCGCCGCGGCCGCGGCGCTGGGCGCGGCCGTGGTCGTGCCGCTCACCATGCAGCCCGCCCGCACGGCACAGGTCGCCGGGGTGAACCCGGTGGTGGTCATCGCCATCTGCGCGGGGCTGGGCGCGCTGGTGGGCATCTTCGCCGCGTGGGCCGCACTCGCCCAGGCGGTGGCCCGCTGGAGCCTGATCACCATGGGCATCGCGGTCTGGTGCGTCGCGTTCGTATCGGTCATGCCGTCGCTCGCGCCCAGCGATCCGCTTCCCGCCGTACGCCTGGGTGTCCTCGACGCGAGCTTCCTGGCACCGGCGGTGACCCAACGCACGGCCCTGGCCACCATGCCCGCACTGGCCCTGCTGGCCGGAGCCGCCCTCGGCTGGGTCGCACGCCGCCGCGGCCTGCCGACGCTGACCAT is a genomic window containing:
- a CDS encoding LLM class F420-dependent oxidoreductase yields the protein MRVCLFVEPHRGATYSDQLTLARHAEEAGFDGFFRADHYQSMGADPGVPGPTDAWITLAGLARETSRLRLGTLVNSATFRLPGPLAIMVAQVDAMSGGRIELGMGAGWLQREHTSYGIPFPPLAERFDRMAEQLAIITGLWATPDGATFSYDGKHYRLLDAPALPKPVQRPGPPVIVGGRGPRRTPELAARFADEFNMPFKTVAETATAFERVRRACDTYARPADRPLSLSAGVVVAVGRTDAEAQRRAAPLHVPSALPPEDPVVGSPDALVQRLGELAEIGATRVHLRIIEMSDLDHVDLIAGRVLPQLANQ